A region from the Lentimonas sp. CC4 genome encodes:
- a CDS encoding PLD nuclease N-terminal domain-containing protein, with protein sequence MEPEGIVGSFIAIQIIFFIGMMLFGFIALAFWIWMLIDCLQNETSEGNDKLTWMLVIVLTNWIGALIYFFVRRPERKRLLRRIAE encoded by the coding sequence ATGGAGCCAGAAGGTATTGTAGGATCATTTATCGCCATTCAGATCATTTTCTTCATCGGGATGATGCTGTTTGGATTTATCGCGCTCGCGTTTTGGATTTGGATGCTGATCGACTGCTTGCAGAATGAAACCTCCGAGGGGAACGATAAGCTCACGTGGATGCTGGTGATTGTGCTTACGAATTGGATCGGCGCGCTGATCTATTTCTTTGTGCGTAGGCCAGAGCGAAAGCGCTTACTTCGGCGGATTGCAGAGTAG